From the Lepus europaeus isolate LE1 chromosome 14, mLepTim1.pri, whole genome shotgun sequence genome, the window TAGGATTTAGCATCGTAAGGCTTTTCATCAAGTGCATTTGCATGAATGTCCTTTTTCTGCCAAGTGCTTTTTgggctttttctctctctctgcgagAGAGCAAAACATAGCAAAGGTTTTTCATGGAAAGGCACATCAGCCAGGGTACTTTCTAACCCACGTGCTTTCAGGTTGACAGATGAAGTGATCTATAGCTTATATAAAGTTCGGGGTGGCGTCGTCACGTGAGCCTGCAGGCACACACTTCCCAGGTCGGAGGCGGTCTTACTTGCTGGCCCCGGTGGCCACAGTTACAAGCACTGTGCAGATGTCAGGTCTTTGCCCATAGTTGTCCATGATGCTGGAGTCCCTTTCAGATGTGATTTCTCTGGCTTGCGCATCTCGGTGGTGAACGGGGTATTGTGGTCCCACATTTTTCCCCTCTTCATCCTGAGTCCCGATGATGATTTCGATGATTTTGTTTCTTGTCCTTGGCATCCATTCACTTGATTCAAGGCACACGTGCTGGTCTGAGTTCTTTTAACATTGTCTTTGTGTTTTGGTGATAACCTAGGTGGATCTGTAAGAAAGAACCCAGCCcaccaggagagagggaggggaggggttgaACTGTGAGGAGCGTGGGCCCAAGAACCATGTCTACGCGGGAGTCCTTTAACCCGGAAAGTTATGAGTTGGACAAGAGCTTCCGGCTAACGAGATTCACGGAACTGAAGGGCACAGGCTGCAAAGTGCCCCAAGATGTCCTTCAGAAGTTGCTGGAGTCCTTACAAGAGAACCACTTCCAAGAAGATGAGCAGTTTCTGGGAGCTGTGATGCCAAGGCTTGGTATGTAAACCGTTGTGCCTTTGATAATGTGCAGTCTGGTGCAAGAGTCAGAAACCAGACTTCTCCCGTgtggcttgctcgctctctcttgtTTTCTGTCCTAAGAATGCAGAGGGCAGTGCAGTGGTAACTGGATTATGTCCttgtaacttatttgaaagaagtacTTGAAGAGCATCCAGGTCTTACCTAACTTTTAAAGCTGTGAGGTATGTGGCTGAGACAGTTATGTTACAGTAAAAACAGTATTGAAGCTTAAATCGAATTTTCTGGTTCGCTGAGGACTGCACTGAAACTCCTGCCTCGCCCTGACATAATCCCTGCAGTTATTCTTTTGGAAAGCGAAGCCTTCACGTCTTGGGCGGTGCTTGGGCAGGGAGTAGTGCGGGCACGACTTGAAGAGCTGGGCTTGGGGCCCGCACGCAGGGCTGTGCCCTATAGAAAGGGAGAGGACTGGAtgactgtccctgtccccagcatGGAGCTGAGGGCAGAGTTTTTTCTTTACTGACTTCCTGATGTCATCAGTAGTAACTCTTTTCCCAAAGCCGGAGCTCGGGGGTCGAAGTCGGGCTCTTGGCCCGCTGTTTATTCGTGTTATTGTGCAGTGAGTGCATTCAGTGCATGGGGCAAGCGTGCCGTCACTTCGCCTTAGTGGACGTGGACGTATCCTGGGGAGGTGGGTGTTCCGCAGCTGCCGGGTGACCGGATCAGCTCTCTTCACATCAAGttgtcatttcatttatttttgccttttttgttgGAAAGCCCAGGTTACTCCTTTCTTCCTCCATATGTAAAACAGATAAAAAGCAGAGCTTCTGTCTTCCAGCTGAGGTCTCGGCTGTGGAGAAACACCACATGAAGGAGGGAGTTGGCTTCTATGGCGGCTTCCTTGTCAGGAAGTGAGCGTATGCAGGTGCTCCTTGGTATCCTTGAGGCACAAatgcatacacgcacacacacacacgtacacaccccGGCccgggatacacacacacacatacacacccggcccgggatacacacacatacataccccggcctgggatacacacacacacacacaccccggcccaggatacacacacacacacacacaccccggcccaggatacacacacacacacaccctggcccaggatacacacacacatacacacacaccccggcacgggatacacacacacgtacacaccccGGCccgggatacacacacacacacacacccggcccgggatacacacacacacatacacacccggcccgggatacacacacacatacacacaccctggCCCaggatatacacacacatacacacatacacaccccggcccgggatacacacacacacatatacacccgGCCCgggatacacacacaaacacacatacacaccccggcccgggatacacacacacacacacacaccccggcccaggacacacacacacacacacaccctggcccaggatacacacatacacacacaccctggcccaggatacacacacacacacaccctggcccgggatacacacacacaccccggcccgggatacacacacacacacaccctggcccgggatacacacacacacaccctggcccaggatacacacacatacacacacaccctggcccgggatacacacacacacacactggcccgGGATACACATACACCCGTACACACCCTGGCCCGGgatacacacccacacccacacacacaccctggcccaggatatacacacacatacacacacacacaccctggctcaggatacacacacacatacacaccctggTCTGggatgcacacaccacacacacaccccggcccGGAATATACAACACACGTACATACACCCACCCCGGCCtttgatacacacatacacaccctggCCCGggatgcacacaccacacacacacaccccggcccgggatacacacacacatacacacccggcccgggatacacacacatacataccccggcctgggatacacacacacacaccccggcccaggatacacacacacacacaccctggcccaggatacacacacacatacacacacaccccggcacgggatacacacacacatacacaccctggCCCaggatacatacacacacaccctggctcaggatacacacacacacacacaccccggcacgggatacacacacacacaccctggcccGGGATACACATACACTCGTACACACCCTGGCCCGggatacacacccacacacacacacacacaccctggcccaggatatacacacacatacacacacaccctggctcaggatacacacacacatacacaccctggcctgggatacacacacacttacacacccTGGTCTGggatgcacacaccacacacacacaccccggcccgggatacacaacacacatacatacacccacCCCGGCCtttgatacacacatacacaccctggCCCGggatgcacacaccacacacacacaccccggcccgggatacacacacaccacacacatgcacacacacatgcccccGCCCAggatgcacatatacacacatacacgcacatacACGCACCTGCCTGgagtgcacgcatgcacacacacacatacacacctggcCCGGGATACCAGAATCTGAGGATGCTCAAATTCCCTATGAAAATAGCATAGtgtgtttgcatataacctacatatGTCTTCCTGTACGCTTAAAATCATCCCTAGATGACTTAAAATACCCAATGCTATGTACGTAGGTGTTATACTGCTTTGCTTAGGGACTACTGAGAGGGAGAAGAATCTGTGCATGTTTGGTACAGGCACAGCTTTTCTTCTGAATATGCCTGATGCTCCGTTGTTTGAATCCTCAGATGAGAAACCTGAAGATGCAGAGGGTTGACTGTATGAAGGAAGCTCTTGGGTAACTCAAGGAAAAGGAGCTACAAATGGTCAAACACCCATAACTTAAACCTGCTAAAGCAATACTTCCTATTTATAACACCCCTGTCGATCTTGTGGAGCACGTGGGCCTGCTGCGCACTCCTAAGCATCTTGAAGGGGTTCAGAAGTCACTGTTTCCAGTGGCCTGGAGGCTCAAGAACGTACCCATTGCAGATGTGGTTGAACACAACCTGGAGCCACATCTTCAGCTTCCTCTGTGACTTGCCACCTACTTTGACCTTAGCTCCTCTCAGTGGCAAAGGGGACAACCGTGTGATGGCAAGGAAGGAGGTAGGGAGAAGCAGATAGAACACTAAACCCTTGAATAGTCCGGCCTCACCAGTTCTGGAGAAGTAAATCAAACCTATTTTCCCAGAACAATGCACATCGCCCCCATTTGGCATTCCTGGCATTCCCAAGGCACAGACCCCAGGTGACAAGCAAAGCAAAGTATTGGGATGCAGAAGTGGTTATCTTGATGACTAAAACTTTGCCTTGGAAGCAGATTTGAATGCATACCCTGCCACTGTCACTTAATAGTCACAAAGATTAACTTTGTGCTGATTATTTGGCCCTCCTGAGCCTCGGTTTCCTAATCTTGGAAACAGGGTAGTAGGAGCCAGCTTGCAtgatggcgcagtgggttaagctgcagcctgtgatgcaggcatcctatatcagggctctgcttctgacccagctccctgctaatgcacctgaaaaagcagcagaggatggcccaagtatttgacaCCTACCCATGTGCGAGAtgtgggtggagttctgggcttgtggcttcagtctgtcccagccctggctgttttggctatctggcaagtgaaccaagggatggaagatctctttatctctccccccctccctctctctcattctgcctttctaattaattaatattttaatatatttttttaaaaccataataGTACTTAGTATTTGGAATTGGTCTGACTACCAGAAATGTTTTATGTATGTGGACCATGTATATCTGTACCAAcatatgtaatacatatataccatggtcttcaaaaacttcatggaaagcaCATtacaaaaaactgcatggatttaaaaatttttttgtatcaaaataagctatctttaaattccatttttcccatgaactttttgacataccttcttcctatgtgtgtgtgtatatgtgtgtgtatgcacacatgtatGAGTGTTTGTTTATCTACTTTAAATCTTTTTTGGATTCTAAGATGGAGTTAATTGAAGGCTGACCCCAGCTTTTGAAGTACACATGCTTGCTAGATGTATCCCAACTAAAGAAATGGTGGTATGTCTTAGAAACTCGTACAACTGTTGATTGGTACTTAAGAGCTTTCAAATATTGATGGCTGATGATGATGGTGGCAAAATGTCTtgggctgtttttcttttttctttattgattttatttgagagacagagagactgaccttccatttgctggttcactccctaaatttaagtctgggagccaggaaggaaatccaggtctcccatgtgggtgccagggacccaaccacttaagccatcacctgctgcctccctggactgcgtcagcaggaagttggaatccggTGTGGACCTGGGACTTGAGCCggggctccctgataatgtgatACAGACTtcctaagcagtatcttaaccactgtgccaaatgtatACCCTAGGTTATTTTTTCTGGATGGAGGGTTTAATTTCCTGTTGCCTACTGATAAATAAACTGTTTGATGTGTATTTAAGACTTGCCCCAGCTGTGGGATCTTCTTTCCTGCTTGCATTCTATCTGGACTACCCTCTTTATTTTGAGACTCTGATGTTCAAGGCCCATGGTCCATCTCAggctcaacctctctctcttccttccttgaaACTTGAGATTATTTCTAAACCAATCACTATAACCAATGCTGTCCAAAAAAATATGATGCAAGGCATGTGTAATGTTATATAGTCTGgaaatcacatttaaaataaaagaaaaaaatcagatgaaGTTAATCCTAATATAGTTTATTTAACCTaatatacaaaatttttttttaatacaagggcacttttaaaagtctgaaaaaatggacttatttattttggtgcaaaaattttgaaatctatgcagatagttttttcataatacacattttccatgaactttttgaagttcctttttgTAAGACATTATGAAATGTTGGCTTTTTTGGTACTAAGTATTTAAACCTGGTGTCTGTTTTATACTTACAGCACGTCTCAACTTGGAATAGCCACATTTCAAGAACTCAGTAACCCTctgtggctagtggctaccatGTTGGGcgacaccagcccctccctctagTAGGTGGTGGTGTCACAGTGGTAAAGGAGAAAATGTGGAGAATAGCGGCTTTTCAGCCCAGGAACATGCTTGAGACTCACCAATTATTTTGATGTAAGAACTTGCCAGGTATAGAAATAAAGTGTTTTACAAATCAAATATTTGATTcaaatttaagaaacatttagGGCCAGCATTCAGcactgtgttttttgttgttgctgttctgtTTTAAGGTAGTCCTATAGTTTAAATTGAAACTTGAAATAAAATGGTACAAAGTGAGTAGCCGTCTGCTCAGCGTAGCCAGCTGGAATTGTCAGGTAGGGAGACGCGGTGGGAGTGACATGTGGTTCTTCCCTGCTTTCACTTAGGAGCTGcagagcactgcaggtggaacttGTGGCTGTGAGCAGCTGGCCTTTGAACTGAATTACTGCTCAGGTTCTTATCTGGCACCAATGAAAACTGATCACTACCGAACACTTCTGAGACTTGCTACTCTGAGATCAGATTCTCTGTTGCCAGCTGGCTCTCTTGACAGTTTTGGATTTGCCATCTAGTttaattgaaacaaaaatgaaaacaaaaaaccacaaactCGTCTTCATAGTCTATAGTGTTATTAAGCTTGGTTTTGTCTCTGCCTCAGTGGTAATGGACTAACACCAGGGCAGAGAAGAGGCCTCCTGGCCAGCCACTGTTGGGCCTGTTGCCATCTTGGTGTGAGATTTTGGTTCCTAGCAGTTTTGCTTGTGCAAAATACATAAGATCGTTCTAGTGCAATTCCGACATAACTTATTCTTGTTTGATTTGGAATTCTAAATTTACAGGGTAGAATCCTCTTGTTATTTTTTGTACTTTCTCCTGCTCTTACTATTGCACAACCAAGTGGAAATACTTTGTTAGAGGGTGGAAGAGTGTCCTTGGGAGAGGCCATGGGGAGAGTTCTATCGGGCTTACATGGTAGGAGCACCTTTGCAAATTCGTCTGTGTTGCAGGTGATCTTTAAACAAATGTGGCCCACAGTAACTGCACTTAGGACTTCAAAActgattttataaaaaagaaacccTAATTAGTCCATTGGTTGTCCATACCATCTAAATGCTCAAGCAGTTtttaataaattgaaataatttttgtagCTTGTTGagaacaattttctttttaatagacaGAAGGTAAACTTCAGGCTAGTCCTTGTTCATACTACAAGTCAGTAAAGGTGGCATTTGTAAGCTTTTTACTAGGAAAATAATGTGGAGTTTTAagatttcctctttaaaaatgcttttgggaaCCTATAAAACAATTAGATTACACAGATACCAGAGTGTTTATAAATGAAGGgtcttcagaagttcatggaaaatgtgtattaaagaAAAGCTGTACATTTCAAAACGTATACTaaaatatgcttttaattttttaaaagatttatttgaaaggcagagtcatatatagatagagggagggaggaagggagggagagatacagagagatcttccatttgctggttcactccccaaatggctgtaatagcccatgctgggccaggccgaagccaggagccaggagcttctcctgggtctcccacatgggtgcaggagcccaaggacttgggccatcttccatggctttcccaggctttaagcggggagctggatcagaagtggggcagccggatcttgaacctgtgcccatacaggatgctggtgttgcaggcggtggcttaacccctagtgctacaatgctggccccattttaattccatttttgataAACTGGGGTCCCCTTTTACATGCTTGATTGGAAATGATGGAATCTTGTTCTGGCTTTGCCCTTAATCAGCTTAATTTTTGATAACATTttctatatgtaaaatatttttttctttttttaaaagatttatttatttatttgaaagtcagagttacacagagagaggagaggcggagagaggtcctccatccgatggttccctcctcagatggccgcaacagctggagctatgccgatctgaagccaggagccaggcacttctcctggtctcccacgtgggtgcagggcccaaggacttgcgccatcttccactgccttcccgggccacagcagagagctggacaggaagtggagcagctgggtcttgaactcaTATGggctcatgggatgccggcgcctcaggccagggtgttaacccactgcaccacagtgctggcccctatgtaaaatattttacagatTTTCTGGTGAGAAAATGCAATAGAATCTAAAGATACACTCAAAGTTTTTAACCACATTAAAATATCCTAAGCCTATATATACTGTTGTCATATTTAAAGGAATTCTCTATGGTACCAAGTGATAGAATAATGCAGTAAAATAATACAATGAAAGACAATACAGCATAAGAGAAAATTTTTATTCAGGGTATATTATTAGATTTAAAAATCATCATactggggcagatgtttggcctaatagttagaacacccacatcccatatcagagtatcctggtttgaaacctggctccagctcctgacccaggTTTCTTGTTGATGCAAACCGTGGAAGGCAGCAGTAGTGGCTCAAGtggatgggttcctgccacccatgggggagaccttgATTGCATTGTTggttcttgctttggcctggctcggttctggcctttgcaggcgTTTTGAGGTGGAggcacagtggggggggggggggggggtttgcatgagccagtggatgggaattcactctgtttctctgcctcttaaatacataaataaaacttttgttaAGTTTATAATAGTAAGGAGTATTTTCTATTGAAGTGACTCTTGATGACTAACATTTTAATTCCTGTTTTCTGTCCTAAGCTAGTTATGTTTcacatttatttcagttatacTTCTTGATAGGAAACACATGGCTTCATTGGCAATGTGCAGTTTCCATAAGTGTCTTGCACAGAGCTCTTCCTGTTCACAGCACTGCCAGTGTAAGAGAAAATGGCTCTCCTGGTCTGTTTTTGGATGCTGACGACTTGCGTCTTCACAGGCATTGGAATGGATACTTGTGTCATTCCTTTGAGGCACGGTGGGCTCTCCTTGGTTCAGACCACGGATTACATTTACCCTATCGTAGACGACCCTTACATGATGGTAAGTTTGACCTGATTGTTTTTTGTAACTGGAGCTCTTAACTCGTTTGGTATTCGATTGTGGCTGGGCCTTGTACCTGCGTCTCTGGGTTTtattgtttccttccttctttccttgtatctttctttctttgaaattatTAATTCATGCCAGAGATAGTGCTGCACTGGGTAATAGGAGTGATCCTAAATGTTGCCTCCCCGAAATAAAGCAGCTGAGCATCTATCTCATGTCCGTTAAGTTTCTTGAACATGAATTTGGATATCGCACTTCCTTCTGCCCACCTACTCATACACCTGCCCACCTCTGTGTTGTATGCTGCTGTGTGAGATGTATTTGGCTACTGAAGTAAAGTTCCTTGCTACTGATTGTGCTATGCTTTAGATACATTTCCTGATTTTTCATTGCATGGTTGTAGCTAGGAACCCTTTAATGTGCCCAACCTTTAACCCTACCTCTATACCAGCTAAGAGGGGTCAGTGAAGGCATTGAGAGTGtcctttttgttgtaaaataCCAGATGTCCTTTCTATTTGGCAAGGACCCTGGGCTCAAGCTGCACGCCTGAGAGCTTCGGGCACGAGGTGGCTAAATGGGAGGAGGTTCTACTCTGTGGTGCTGGTGACAGATAAACAGGTTATTACAAACCTGGATGCCCTCTGTATGTCCGTCTGTTCTCTAGCTGTGCTCTCGGAGACCGGACAGCTATCCCATCAGACTAGGTGGCATGGGTGGCTAGAaccaaaagaacaaaattcattcttcttttctagCATCTCTTACAAGCATTTGTGAGAaaaagcagccagaactggaagggGCGGTAAACGGCTGCTGTCCTGCACTGCATTCCCACTTGCACACCGCCCATTGGCCTTGGAGATGGGGCCTGGTGATGCTGAAAGTGGGGCGGCGGGAAGCTACTGAGCTGCACTGCCAGTCTGCCAGGACCCTAGCAGTTGGACAACCACTGCTAATGATAATACTGCTTTGGACTTTGATTCTCCTTACTTTTCAGACAAAATGATGTTAGACAATGGCAACTTACATATAAAAAATTTCCCATGgcaataaaaaatgtttattgtcaCAGTTCCGTTGAATACTATTTTAAAGTTCTTAATAAAATGATACAGTTTATTGGGAAATACTTCTCTTCTTCTTTAGAAAACGGTCTCACTTCAgccctggagtttttttttttttttttttttaatttcttctgctgctgctactttttttgttgtttgctttatTCTCAAGCAAGTTAATTTTCCTGTGTGTCTCTTACAGCCTTGAAAAAAGGCTACAAAATGTAAAGTATGTGTTTATATACCAGATCCTCTGCAAGCAGTAGAGTCAACATTTTGTAGGCTCCGTGTAGCATTAGCGGCTGGTCCCAGTTCCTGTAGGACAGCTGTTTGCAGATTTGCTCTGTCACTTCCTTCCAGACCCTCCGTCCTCCCCATGCCTCTCTGCTGGGTGTTCTCCCCTGAACAAGTTTCGACCTCCTCATACTCAGCATGGGGAAGCATGGAAATGTGTTGGGTGCTGCATAAGAAAGCAGAGGTGGTGATGGGAGTGCCGGAGGGCGTGGTGGCCCTGGGGTGGAGCGGCAGTAACTGGGCGACCCATGGCCCATCCCGCTGCCCCAGCACTCCTTGGCAGCTACCCTGTGGGCTTAGACTGAACATCCCCAGTTGTCCTTTCTCACCTTTCCCCTCTCTTCCCAGGGCAGGATAGCATGTGCCAACGTCCTCAGCGACCTCTATGCCATGGGGGTCACGGAGTGTGACAACATGCTGATGCTCCTCGCAGTCAGCAATAAAATGACTGACAGGGTAAGTAGCAGGGCCCTCGGCCGCTTGCTGGTCGGTGTTGGCGCGGGCACGTCCCTCGACTTGGGTACACTTGGTTtcccatctggagagtgaggaGCTCAGGCCATGTGGCTTCCAGTACTCCTGATGACTCGCCACTGTTTGGCAAATTACCAACAAATTCAGTGAGAGTCTGGCCAATTCATCTTGTCATTCTTACCACCTGCTCCTTTTGCAGCTCTTAGGTAGACTGAGACCAAgacatttttctgtgtctgtgttaaTAAAACTTAGGCCATGGTAAGAGTGCCTTAGTGCCAGTCTGTGAATTGGGTCTACCCTACAGACCCAGAACATAAGGTCCCTGAAGGGCCAGGTACCCTTAGTGTCGCTGGCTGGGCTGTTACTGGTGTGGACAGTCATGAGGACTGGGGCTGTCACATGTGTTCATGTCATCAACTGGCGGTgtctgtgtccctgctaccctgcTCTACCTGTTCTTTGAATCAGAGCTCTGTTGCCATTTAGATTATTTTTGACAGGTGTTTAACTTTTGTCCAAAACATGCACAAGACAGTGACCTGCCTTGGAAAAACCTCAGTTTTCAGTGGGTTCCTTTCTGCCCTCGCCATGTGTGCTTTGGTCCGTGGTTGTACGCGGTGGTCTCAGCGAGGGCTTGGTGGGTATACGTTACCATCACAGCCCTCTGCCAGTCTGCACAGTCCTTGGTGAGCTGTAAGCCCACTCCAAGGCTGAGTGCCACGTACATAGTAAGCTAGTCTTGGGGTTCAGAAGGACCATTAGGGCTGACTTCTAATGGTCATCGGACTTAAGGCCAGTCCTTGTGGACAGCTCACACAGGTTTTCCTCTTCTGTTGTCATGGTTTCATTTATGTTGTAACCTAGAATATCTTCCAGCTTTTGATAAACTGTGTAAAATGTGGAGTATTCCCTAGCTTTTGTTCCATAAACCCCGCCCTGTCTACAAACTTTCAGGACTTCCTTTAggattgtataatttttttatgaCTGCAAGTGTGGAACTGTATTTTCTGGgttttgaataaaattatttgactTTTCATTTATGTCCTTTTAAACCTTAGGAGAGGGATAAAGTGATGCCCCTAATTATACAGGGTT encodes:
- the LOC133773540 gene encoding putative uncharacterized protein FLJ46204: MAASLSGSERMQVLLGILEAQMHTRTHTHVHTPARDTHTHIHTRPGIHTHTYPGLGYTHTHTPRPRIHTHTHTPRPRIHTHTHPGPGYTHTYTHTPARDTHTRTHPGPGYTHTHTPGPGYTHTHTHPARDTHTHTHTLAQDIHTHTHIHTPARDTHTHIYTRPGIHTQTHIHTPARDTHTHTHTPAQDTHTHTHPGPGYTHTHTPWPRIHTHTHPGPGYTHTPRPGIHTHTHPGPGYTHTHPGPGYTHIHTHPGPGYTHTHTGPGYTYTRTHPGPGYTPTPTHTPWPRIYTHIHTHTPWLRIHTHIHTLVWDAHTTHTPRPGIYNTRTYTHPGL